The region AGCACTGGAAATACATCTGCATCTGCAGCTGCATATGCAAAAAAAGGGGGAATGAGAAGTTTTGTTTTAATCCCAGAAGGTTATGTAGCACAAGGAAAATTAGCACAAGCTTTAGTATATGGAGCAGAGGTATTAGCAATAAAAGGCAACTTTGATGAAGCATTAAAAATTGTGCAAAATATATCAAATAAATTTCCAGTAACACTGGTCAATTCTGTAAATCCATATCGTCTTCAAGGACAAAAAACAGCCGCATTTGAAATAATTGAATCCTTAGGAGAAGCACCAGATTGGTTATGTATACCAATGGGCAATGCTGGAAATATTACTGCCTATTGGATGGGTTTTAATGAATATTATATTGCAGGCATATCTAAAAAACTTCCTAAAATGATGGGTTTCCAAGCTAAAGGTTCAGCACCATTAGTACTAGGAAAAACTATAGACAATCCAGATACAATTGCTACAGCAATTAGAATAGGAAATCCAGTGAATAAGGAAAATGCTTATAAAGTCAAAAAAGAATCAAAAGGAAAATTTACAGATGTTACTGATGAAGAAATTATAAATGCCTATAAAATATTGGGTAAAGAAGAAGGTATTTTTTGTGAACCTGCTAGCGCATCATCAGTTGCAGGTTTATTAAAAGTCAAAGAGAGCATACCTAGTAATTCTAAAATAGTTTGTGTTTTAACTGGAA is a window of Prochlorococcus marinus subsp. marinus str. CCMP1375 DNA encoding:
- the thrC gene encoding threonine synthase, which codes for MARSFFKKFITKQNHQAVHKHWPGIIEAYKHWLPVTKKTPIITLQEGATPLIELQYINKIIGKDVKVYAKYDGLNPTGSFKDRGMTMAISKAKENGTKVVICASTGNTSASAAAYAKKGGMRSFVLIPEGYVAQGKLAQALVYGAEVLAIKGNFDEALKIVQNISNKFPVTLVNSVNPYRLQGQKTAAFEIIESLGEAPDWLCIPMGNAGNITAYWMGFNEYYIAGISKKLPKMMGFQAKGSAPLVLGKTIDNPDTIATAIRIGNPVNKENAYKVKKESKGKFTDVTDEEIINAYKILGKEEGIFCEPASASSVAGLLKVKESIPSNSKIVCVLTGNGLKDPDCAIKNNDAVFKEGISPDIKTVAENMGF